Proteins co-encoded in one Bacillus infantis NRRL B-14911 genomic window:
- the gpsB gene encoding cell division regulator GpsB, producing the protein MLSDKVKLTAKDILEKEFKAGMRGYKPEDVDKFLDLIIKDYETFHQEIEDLQQENLRLKKQLDEASRRPASTQTAGTTNFDILKRLSNLEKHVFGSKLYE; encoded by the coding sequence ATGCTATCCGATAAAGTTAAGTTAACAGCAAAAGACATTTTGGAAAAAGAATTCAAGGCAGGGATGCGGGGGTACAAGCCTGAAGATGTCGATAAGTTCCTGGATCTGATCATCAAGGATTATGAAACCTTCCACCAGGAAATTGAAGATCTGCAGCAGGAAAACCTGCGCCTGAAGAAACAGCTTGATGAAGCCTCTAGAAGGCCTGCAAGCACCCAGACTGCCGGAACAACGAACTTTGATATCTTAAAGCGCCTTTCCAACCTGGAAAAGCATGTGTTTGGCAGCAAACTTTATGAATAA
- a CDS encoding ribonuclease H-like domain-containing protein — MSLKNKLNRLKPHLSKEQGSEPAKPVRAEEATQEFMLHDLWKENGVFPFHFEDSFCLVREKEYPLDWKHGNYRFSDFAAAVNAWNSGDVSHPLSSAGHQPDELFFFDTETTGLGGGTGNTIFLLGHASVTRDGVKLKQHILPHPGAEVPLYKSFLDSVDYTTMVTYNGKAFDWPQVKTRHTLIREQVPKLPPFGHFDLYHASRRIWKHRLERLKLSIVEKEVLGVERKDDIPGFLAPMIYFDYVQTKNPEGMLGILKHNEIDILSLITLYTHLSYQLLGLDGSRTAAETYEVGRWFSSLGNTSSAKAAFVQAAQTENEESVKARNALAFEHKKLKDWEQAAALWQECADSEADPKITAESSIELAKYFEHRSKDLARAVHYAEKARKALEAVPAPGTSDKLKPETDKRIRRLYAKLEKEQSRNDTASAGIKSAASGK, encoded by the coding sequence ATGAGCCTCAAAAATAAGCTGAACCGATTAAAGCCTCATCTCTCAAAAGAACAGGGGAGTGAACCGGCTAAGCCTGTCAGGGCAGAAGAAGCTACTCAGGAATTTATGCTTCATGACCTATGGAAGGAAAACGGGGTTTTTCCATTCCATTTTGAGGACAGCTTCTGCCTCGTCAGGGAAAAGGAATATCCGCTAGACTGGAAGCATGGTAATTACCGGTTCTCTGATTTTGCGGCTGCAGTGAATGCCTGGAACAGCGGGGATGTATCCCATCCGCTTTCCTCTGCCGGGCATCAGCCTGATGAGCTGTTCTTCTTTGATACAGAAACTACGGGTCTTGGCGGCGGCACCGGAAACACGATTTTCCTGCTGGGGCATGCCAGTGTGACGCGTGATGGTGTGAAGCTCAAACAGCATATCCTTCCCCATCCCGGTGCAGAGGTGCCGCTTTATAAGAGCTTCCTGGACAGCGTGGATTATACAACCATGGTCACCTATAATGGCAAAGCTTTTGACTGGCCGCAGGTGAAGACAAGGCATACCCTTATCAGGGAACAGGTGCCCAAGCTTCCGCCTTTCGGGCATTTCGATCTTTACCACGCATCCCGAAGGATCTGGAAGCACAGGCTTGAGAGGCTGAAGCTTTCCATCGTCGAGAAGGAAGTGCTTGGCGTTGAGCGGAAAGATGATATACCAGGCTTCCTTGCACCGATGATCTATTTTGATTACGTGCAGACAAAGAACCCCGAAGGCATGCTCGGAATCCTGAAGCATAATGAAATCGATATCCTGTCGCTCATAACGCTGTACACACATCTTTCCTATCAGCTCCTTGGGCTGGACGGCAGCCGGACCGCTGCGGAAACCTATGAAGTAGGGCGGTGGTTTTCTTCTCTCGGCAACACTTCTTCTGCAAAAGCAGCCTTTGTGCAGGCAGCACAGACAGAGAATGAAGAGTCAGTGAAGGCCAGGAATGCACTCGCATTTGAACACAAGAAACTGAAGGACTGGGAACAGGCGGCAGCCCTATGGCAGGAATGCGCCGATTCGGAGGCAGATCCGAAAATTACGGCTGAATCCTCCATTGAACTGGCAAAATATTTTGAGCATCGCAGCAAAGACCTTGCGCGCGCAGTCCATTATGCTGAAAAAGCGAGAAAGGCGCTGGAAGCCGTTCCTGCACCTGGTACCTCAGATAAGCTCAAACCGGAAACAGATAAGAGGATCCGGAGACTCTATGCTAAGCTGGAAAAAGAACAGTCCCGGAATGATACCGCTTCTGCCGGTATAAAAAGCGCAGCATCAGGAAAATAA
- a CDS encoding SLOG family protein — translation MKTAVVSGYKPHELGIFKRNDPAAAFIRAAIRKSLLGMLDEGLEWVIISGQPGAELWAAEEVFQLQLDEYPDLKLAVITPFLDQEQNWSDSNKEWYESVISQADFVDSVTRKPYEKPWQFRLKNQFLIEKSDVLLLVYDTEKEGTPKFIYETAKSYQEKNPYEIRMISFYDLQLIVEEEQLKNQEF, via the coding sequence ATGAAAACAGCGGTTGTCTCAGGCTATAAACCCCACGAGTTGGGAATTTTCAAACGAAATGACCCTGCAGCAGCTTTCATAAGGGCTGCTATCAGGAAGAGCCTGCTCGGTATGCTTGACGAAGGGCTTGAATGGGTGATCATCAGCGGGCAGCCGGGCGCAGAGTTATGGGCTGCCGAGGAGGTCTTTCAGCTGCAGCTCGATGAATATCCTGATCTTAAGCTGGCCGTCATCACACCTTTCCTTGACCAGGAGCAGAACTGGAGCGATTCCAATAAAGAGTGGTATGAATCTGTGATTTCCCAGGCCGATTTTGTAGATTCAGTAACAAGGAAGCCTTACGAAAAGCCCTGGCAGTTCAGGCTGAAGAATCAATTCCTTATCGAAAAAAGCGATGTGCTTCTTCTTGTCTACGATACGGAAAAGGAAGGAACGCCAAAATTCATTTATGAAACAGCTAAAAGCTATCAGGAAAAGAATCCTTATGAAATCAGGATGATTTCCTTTTATGATCTTCAGCTGATTGTTGAAGAAGAGCAGCTGAAGAACCAGGAATTTTAA
- a CDS encoding ATP-dependent DNA helicase yields MQNQLPFAVAKTESFFEKLGDWIGDVFYDLLPEAGFELRDEQIYMAFQLENAFKEKKTIFAEAGVGTGKTLVYLLYSICYARYTNKPAIIACADETLIEQLVKKEGDIAKLEKALGLNIDVRLAKSRDQYLCLNKLDKAVAEQDYEAYGNIYDQLPSFTHSGGSLQNFERYGDRKDYPELTDSEWTGLSWDSLQDCFTCEKRHRCGQTLHRDYYRNSQDLIICSHDFYMEHIWTKESRKREGQLPLLPESCTVVFDEGHLLEYASQKALTYRLTEQILESLLTRLMANDVREKTLNLIEDTIVQNETFFHALSAAAGSRTDSEKQQIAKGPAVLKEGKLLLEMIGSLEEELVFESEMYVINEYDLKVVEEYLEQISFSLSLFMKDKGGINWFEEHNGERTLVIMPRMVEEIMRDEVFSQKKPFIFSSATLSEKGSFDYMATSLGIDDYLSFTVASPFSYEEKMAIHMPEYSEEDITGKMEYTLEQLKKSGGRGLVLFTDQRELNLFRDYAQGKTEFPVYFEGEAEISTLVSKFQNEEEAVLCSTNLWEGLDIPGRSLENVIIFSLPFPPHDPVFDAKRESAEDSFREIDMPYMLLRLRQGIGRLIRSHEDRGTVHILTSREEDVSVLESVEAVLPVTPVK; encoded by the coding sequence ATGCAAAACCAATTGCCCTTTGCAGTAGCAAAAACAGAATCATTTTTTGAAAAGCTTGGCGACTGGATCGGGGATGTTTTCTATGATCTGCTCCCTGAAGCCGGTTTTGAATTAAGAGACGAACAAATCTATATGGCTTTCCAGCTGGAAAATGCCTTCAAGGAGAAAAAGACAATCTTTGCTGAAGCTGGTGTCGGAACAGGAAAAACGCTTGTCTATCTCCTGTATTCCATCTGCTACGCGAGATATACGAATAAGCCGGCCATCATCGCCTGTGCCGATGAAACTCTCATCGAGCAGCTTGTAAAAAAAGAAGGTGATATTGCGAAGCTGGAAAAAGCGCTTGGATTGAATATTGATGTACGCCTGGCTAAGTCAAGGGATCAATATCTTTGCTTGAACAAGCTGGACAAGGCTGTAGCGGAACAGGACTATGAGGCATATGGAAACATTTATGACCAGCTTCCGTCCTTTACCCACAGCGGAGGATCGCTGCAGAATTTCGAAAGATACGGAGACAGGAAAGATTATCCTGAGCTGACAGACAGCGAATGGACCGGTTTATCATGGGATTCCCTTCAGGATTGCTTTACATGTGAGAAAAGGCACCGGTGCGGCCAGACACTTCACAGGGATTATTACCGGAACAGCCAGGACCTGATCATCTGCTCGCATGACTTCTATATGGAGCATATCTGGACAAAAGAATCCCGCAAAAGGGAAGGCCAGCTGCCCCTGCTGCCTGAATCCTGCACGGTTGTATTCGATGAAGGGCATCTGCTTGAGTATGCCAGCCAGAAAGCCTTGACATACAGGCTGACCGAGCAGATTCTTGAATCGCTCCTTACCCGCCTGATGGCAAATGACGTAAGGGAAAAAACTTTGAATCTGATTGAAGACACCATCGTCCAGAATGAGACCTTCTTCCATGCCCTTTCAGCTGCTGCCGGCAGCCGGACGGACTCTGAGAAACAGCAGATTGCCAAAGGGCCGGCTGTTCTGAAAGAAGGAAAGCTCCTGCTTGAAATGATCGGCTCGCTGGAAGAGGAGCTTGTCTTTGAAAGCGAAATGTATGTTATAAATGAATATGACCTCAAGGTTGTTGAAGAATATCTTGAGCAAATATCATTCTCGCTCTCCCTTTTTATGAAAGATAAGGGAGGAATCAATTGGTTTGAAGAACATAATGGTGAACGGACCCTTGTCATCATGCCTAGAATGGTAGAGGAAATCATGAGGGATGAGGTGTTTTCCCAAAAGAAGCCATTTATCTTTTCTTCCGCCACATTATCGGAAAAAGGCTCCTTTGATTATATGGCCACGAGCCTTGGCATCGACGACTATTTATCATTCACTGTAGCATCACCTTTCAGCTATGAAGAGAAAATGGCCATTCATATGCCTGAATACAGTGAAGAAGATATCACCGGCAAAATGGAATATACTCTGGAACAGCTTAAGAAATCTGGAGGCAGAGGCCTTGTGCTCTTTACAGATCAGAGAGAACTGAACCTTTTTAGGGACTATGCACAGGGCAAGACGGAATTCCCTGTCTATTTTGAAGGAGAGGCTGAAATCAGTACGCTCGTCTCAAAATTCCAGAACGAAGAAGAAGCGGTCCTTTGCTCTACAAATCTTTGGGAGGGCTTAGATATACCTGGCAGATCACTCGAAAATGTAATCATTTTCTCACTCCCGTTCCCTCCGCATGATCCGGTGTTTGATGCCAAGCGTGAAAGCGCGGAAGATTCGTTCCGGGAAATCGACATGCCATACATGCTCCTCAGGCTCCGCCAGGGAATCGGCAGGCTTATCAGGAGCCATGAGGACAGAGGAACAGTACACATCCTGACCAGCAGAGAAGAAGATGTTTCTGTGCTTGAGTCTGTTGAAGCTGTGCTGCCTGTTACACCTGTTAAATAA
- a CDS encoding carboxypeptidase M32, with translation MNEALKKTEKDFLDFVKKMGAYNEALSLIYWDLRTGAPKQGVDQRTEVIGMLSSEVFKMSTSEEMAAYIAKLSGEEAAASLDAITVKVLEESKKEYDRNKKIPAEEYKEYVILQSKAESVWEEAKEKSDFTLFQPYLEKLVEANKRFIQYWGYEGNKYNTLLDLYEPGVTVDVLDEVFGELRSKIVPLVKSISESDSKPDTSFLYENFPKEKQRDFSLEILKQMGYNFDAGRLDETVHPFATGLNPGDVRVTTKYDEKDFRTAVFGTIHEGGHALYEQNISKDLIGTPLCTGTSMGIHESQSLFYENFVGRSESFWKKNYGLLKQYADGQFDGVELEDFYRAINESKPSLIRIEADELTYPLHVIVRYEIEKGLFNDEIEVKDLPEIWNSKYEEYLGVRPSNDAEGVLQDVHWAGGSFGYFPSYALGYMYAAQLKQALLKDLPDYDQLLEKGDLAPVKEWFTKNVHQYGKLKKPLEILEDVTGEGLNASCLSEYLYEKYGKVYRLKESSR, from the coding sequence ATGAACGAAGCATTGAAAAAAACTGAAAAAGACTTTCTTGATTTTGTTAAAAAGATGGGCGCTTATAATGAGGCTCTGTCATTAATATACTGGGATCTCCGTACGGGCGCTCCCAAGCAGGGGGTAGACCAGCGCACTGAAGTAATTGGCATGCTTTCTTCAGAAGTGTTCAAGATGTCCACTTCCGAGGAAATGGCTGCATACATAGCAAAGCTTTCAGGAGAAGAAGCGGCTGCATCACTTGATGCAATTACTGTGAAGGTTCTTGAAGAAAGCAAGAAAGAATATGACCGGAATAAGAAGATTCCGGCTGAGGAGTATAAGGAATACGTTATCCTGCAGTCAAAGGCTGAAAGTGTATGGGAAGAGGCTAAAGAGAAATCGGATTTCACGCTTTTCCAGCCGTATCTGGAAAAGCTTGTGGAAGCCAATAAGCGCTTTATCCAGTATTGGGGCTATGAAGGCAATAAATACAACACACTCCTGGATTTGTATGAGCCGGGTGTGACAGTCGATGTGCTGGATGAAGTCTTTGGCGAGCTCAGAAGCAAAATCGTGCCTCTCGTCAAGAGCATATCCGAATCAGATTCAAAGCCGGATACCAGCTTTTTGTATGAAAATTTCCCAAAGGAGAAGCAGCGTGATTTCAGCTTGGAAATCCTGAAGCAGATGGGCTATAACTTTGATGCAGGAAGACTTGATGAAACGGTACATCCATTTGCGACCGGCTTGAATCCAGGGGATGTCAGGGTGACAACGAAATATGATGAGAAGGACTTCCGCACTGCTGTATTCGGTACAATCCATGAAGGCGGCCATGCGCTGTATGAACAGAATATTTCCAAAGACCTTATAGGCACGCCGCTTTGCACAGGGACATCAATGGGAATCCATGAATCACAGTCTCTCTTTTATGAGAATTTTGTAGGGCGCAGTGAGTCATTCTGGAAGAAAAACTACGGACTGCTCAAGCAGTACGCTGATGGCCAGTTTGATGGGGTGGAGCTGGAAGATTTCTATCGTGCCATCAATGAGTCAAAACCGTCGCTGATCAGGATTGAAGCAGACGAACTGACCTATCCGCTTCATGTTATTGTCCGCTATGAAATCGAAAAAGGACTGTTCAATGATGAAATTGAAGTGAAGGACCTTCCGGAAATCTGGAACAGCAAATACGAAGAATACCTGGGAGTGCGACCATCCAATGATGCAGAAGGAGTTCTTCAGGATGTCCATTGGGCCGGGGGCAGCTTTGGGTATTTCCCTTCCTATGCACTCGGATATATGTACGCGGCACAGCTAAAGCAGGCGCTGCTGAAGGATCTTCCTGATTACGACCAGCTTCTGGAAAAGGGGGATCTTGCGCCAGTCAAGGAATGGTTCACGAAAAATGTCCATCAGTACGGCAAGCTGAAAAAGCCGCTTGAGATTCTTGAAGATGTTACTGGCGAAGGGCTGAATGCCAGCTGCCTGTCAGAGTATCTTTATGAGAAATACGGGAAGGTTTACCGTTTAAAAGAGTCCTCCCGTTAA
- a CDS encoding THUMP domain-containing class I SAM-dependent RNA methyltransferase, with protein sequence MGKYQIIATAAMGLEALVAKEVRALGYECQVENGRVEYIGDETAIARSNLWLRTADRIKIKIGEFKAYTFDELFEKTKSLPWEQYIAEDAEFPVIGKSVKSKLFSVSDCQAIVKKAIVEKLRTKYKKTGWFDETGPLCRIEISMLKDTATLTLDASGSGLHKRGYRAGQGEAPLKETLAAALVQLTNWTPDKPFADPFCGSGTIPIEAALIGQNIAPGFNREFTSEKWGWMPEKVWDEARNEAEDLADYDQPLDITGSDIDHRMVKIAQENAFEAGLGDMIQFKQMQVRDFTSNKEYGVIVGNPPYGERLGEKGAVQKMYREMGEALSGLDTWSIYMLTSDEDFEQHFGRQATKKRKLFNGFIRTDLYQYWGKRPPRENRQKEE encoded by the coding sequence ATGGGAAAATACCAAATCATCGCAACAGCGGCAATGGGGCTTGAAGCGCTCGTTGCAAAGGAAGTGCGGGCACTTGGCTATGAATGCCAGGTGGAAAACGGAAGAGTTGAATACATAGGGGATGAGACAGCTATAGCGAGAAGCAATTTATGGCTGAGAACGGCAGACCGGATCAAAATCAAAATCGGCGAATTTAAAGCTTATACTTTCGATGAGCTGTTTGAAAAAACAAAAAGCCTTCCATGGGAACAGTATATTGCAGAAGATGCTGAGTTCCCGGTAATCGGCAAGTCTGTCAAATCAAAGCTGTTCAGTGTTTCCGACTGCCAGGCAATCGTCAAAAAGGCGATTGTCGAGAAGCTGAGGACAAAGTATAAAAAAACAGGCTGGTTTGATGAAACGGGTCCATTATGCCGCATTGAAATCTCTATGCTGAAAGATACAGCAACCCTGACTCTGGATGCCAGCGGAAGCGGCCTTCATAAACGGGGATACCGGGCAGGACAGGGAGAAGCTCCGCTGAAGGAAACCCTGGCTGCTGCGCTCGTCCAGCTGACGAACTGGACACCGGACAAGCCATTTGCAGATCCTTTCTGCGGATCAGGGACCATCCCGATCGAGGCGGCCTTGATCGGGCAGAATATTGCCCCGGGCTTTAACCGGGAATTTACCTCTGAGAAGTGGGGCTGGATGCCGGAAAAGGTATGGGATGAAGCCAGAAATGAAGCTGAGGATTTGGCAGACTATGATCAGCCATTAGATATCACTGGATCTGATATTGATCACAGGATGGTGAAAATTGCCCAGGAAAATGCATTTGAAGCAGGCCTGGGGGACATGATCCAATTCAAGCAGATGCAGGTGAGGGACTTTACCTCCAATAAAGAATATGGTGTGATTGTCGGCAACCCTCCATATGGCGAGAGGCTTGGGGAAAAAGGGGCTGTACAGAAAATGTACCGTGAAATGGGAGAAGCGCTCTCAGGGCTGGATACATGGTCGATTTATATGCTTACTTCCGATGAGGACTTTGAACAGCATTTCGGGCGCCAGGCAACCAAGAAAAGGAAGCTGTTCAACGGTTTCATCCGAACAGACCTCTATCAATACTGGGGCAAGCGTCCGCCAAGAGAAAACAGGCAGAAAGAGGAATAA
- a CDS encoding DEAD/DEAH box helicase, with protein sequence MKLRKNLQEILKDLKMTEEFKDNIVHWHTIEEKEAKTEDLPDDIHPSLRNALEKRGISRLYTHQRSAYAAASEGKSLVAVTPTASGKTLCYNLPVLQTAISDPKARALYIFPTKALAQDQKSEINELIQEAELPVNSYTYDGDTPANIREKVRKAGHVVITNPDMLHSAILPHHTKWVSLFENLKYVVIDEVHIYRGVFGSHVANVIRRLRRICRFYGSDPLFICTSATIANPLELAENLTEKKMELIDNNGAPSGRKHFLFYNPPIVNIPMNIRRSATLEARKLAGRLLKNRIQTIVFARSRVRVEILLTYLQELVKHQLGPKAIRGYRGGYLPTERRAIEKGLRAGEIYGVVSTNALELGVDIGQLQVCIMTGYPGSIASSWQQAGRAGRRHGESLVILVASSSPLDQYVIQNPDYFFNKSPETARINPDNLIILIDHMKCAAYELPFKYGEKFGTADTEELLEYLTEERVLYQNGDKWHWMNDSFPAHNISLRSASQENVIIIDQSDIANVKVIGEMDRFSAMTLLHDEAIYLHQGTQFQVEYLDWDEKKAYVREVDVDYFTDANLAVELKVLEEDKNRSRGEMEIGYGDVSVLAMATIFKKIKFETHENIGSGPIHLPQEELHTSSAWISIGKEQIQFDEDRIEEGLIGTAHALKHIAPLFVMCDPQDIFVVPQVKAAHNEKPTIFFYDRYPGGIGLSEKLYDGIETVIQKAEGMVAGCSCENGCPSCIGTDSAMNTAKSDVLKLLALFRKTAMEGERYEPQK encoded by the coding sequence ATGAAGCTCAGGAAAAATCTCCAGGAGATATTAAAAGATTTAAAGATGACCGAAGAGTTCAAGGATAATATTGTCCATTGGCATACAATTGAAGAAAAAGAAGCAAAAACAGAGGATCTGCCGGATGATATACATCCATCCTTGAGAAATGCTTTGGAAAAGCGGGGCATCAGCCGTCTTTATACACACCAGAGGTCTGCCTATGCGGCTGCTTCTGAAGGAAAAAGCCTTGTGGCTGTTACTCCAACTGCATCTGGAAAAACACTATGCTACAATCTTCCCGTCCTCCAGACGGCCATCAGCGATCCGAAGGCGAGGGCGTTGTATATATTCCCTACCAAAGCACTGGCCCAGGACCAGAAGAGTGAAATAAATGAATTGATCCAGGAAGCGGAGCTCCCTGTCAACAGCTACACGTATGATGGCGACACTCCGGCTAATATAAGGGAAAAAGTTAGGAAAGCAGGCCATGTTGTCATAACGAACCCTGATATGCTGCATTCGGCGATCCTTCCCCATCATACCAAATGGGTTTCTCTTTTTGAAAATCTCAAATATGTTGTCATTGACGAGGTTCATATTTACAGAGGCGTCTTCGGCAGCCATGTGGCAAACGTGATCCGCCGCCTCAGGCGCATCTGCCGTTTCTACGGGAGCGACCCGCTCTTCATCTGCACATCGGCAACCATTGCCAATCCGCTTGAGCTTGCTGAAAACCTGACGGAAAAGAAAATGGAGCTGATAGACAATAACGGGGCGCCAAGCGGAAGGAAGCACTTCTTGTTCTATAACCCGCCGATTGTCAATATACCGATGAATATTCGGCGAAGCGCCACGCTTGAAGCAAGGAAGCTGGCCGGGAGGCTTTTGAAAAACCGCATCCAGACTATTGTATTTGCCAGGAGCCGTGTCAGAGTCGAAATCCTGCTCACCTACCTCCAGGAGCTGGTCAAGCATCAGCTGGGGCCGAAAGCCATCAGAGGCTACCGGGGAGGCTATCTGCCGACAGAGAGAAGGGCGATTGAAAAGGGTTTGCGTGCGGGTGAAATCTACGGGGTCGTCAGTACAAATGCATTGGAGCTTGGCGTGGATATCGGCCAGCTTCAGGTATGCATCATGACGGGTTATCCGGGATCAATCGCAAGCTCGTGGCAGCAGGCGGGACGGGCAGGGCGGAGGCATGGCGAGTCTCTCGTCATCCTTGTTGCCAGCTCCAGCCCCCTGGACCAGTACGTCATTCAGAACCCGGACTATTTTTTCAATAAAAGCCCGGAAACGGCCAGGATCAATCCTGACAACCTCATCATTTTAATCGACCATATGAAGTGTGCCGCCTATGAGCTGCCATTTAAGTATGGGGAGAAATTCGGTACTGCCGATACGGAGGAACTTCTTGAATATCTGACAGAAGAAAGGGTGCTTTACCAAAACGGCGATAAATGGCATTGGATGAACGATTCTTTTCCTGCCCACAATATCAGCCTCCGGTCTGCATCACAGGAAAATGTCATCATCATTGACCAGTCCGACATTGCAAACGTGAAGGTGATAGGTGAAATGGACCGTTTCTCTGCGATGACGCTCCTGCATGATGAAGCCATTTACCTCCATCAGGGCACCCAGTTCCAGGTTGAGTATTTGGATTGGGATGAAAAGAAAGCGTATGTGAGGGAGGTTGATGTGGATTATTTCACAGATGCCAATCTTGCCGTTGAGCTGAAAGTGCTTGAAGAAGATAAAAACAGGTCACGCGGTGAAATGGAAATCGGATATGGCGATGTGAGCGTGCTGGCCATGGCAACGATATTCAAGAAGATCAAGTTTGAAACACATGAAAACATCGGTTCCGGGCCGATCCACCTGCCGCAGGAAGAGCTGCATACAAGCTCGGCGTGGATATCCATCGGCAAGGAGCAGATCCAATTTGATGAAGACCGGATTGAAGAAGGATTGATCGGGACCGCACATGCACTCAAGCATATTGCCCCGCTGTTTGTCATGTGCGATCCGCAGGATATTTTCGTTGTACCGCAGGTAAAGGCTGCGCATAATGAGAAGCCGACCATCTTCTTTTATGACCGCTACCCGGGAGGCATAGGTCTGAGCGAAAAGCTCTATGATGGGATTGAAACGGTCATACAGAAGGCTGAAGGCATGGTAGCAGGCTGCTCCTGCGAGAACGGCTGTCCATCGTGCATTGGCACTGATTCAGCTATGAATACGGCCAAAAGCGATGTCTTGAAGCTTTTGGCATTATTCAGAAAAACGGCTATGGAGGGGGAGCGGTATGAGCCTCAAAAATAA
- a CDS encoding DMT family transporter, translating to MKKLMPYFAISAGASLWGLIAYFIRGLSGFGFSSMEIVGIRAVTAAAALLLIGLFLGPGRLALKRTSDIGLFAGTGICSIVFFNWCYFTSINLMDISIAVILLYTSPAFVAVLSYIFLKEKITGRKIIAVCGTVAGCILIAGVGGGSGLSVIGVVTGLGAGLGYALYSIFGKFALQKYEPFTVTLYTFVTASAVLLPITRLWEKASLFLQPEVLFLGLGLGLLPTVLAYFLYTWGLEKTESSKAAVIATIEPVVAIFMGVALYSESLGYMQLSGSIIILLCVILVNLPERKGRTPLETGNSA from the coding sequence ATGAAGAAGCTGATGCCGTATTTTGCAATCTCTGCCGGTGCATCTTTATGGGGCCTGATTGCCTATTTTATCAGGGGCTTGTCCGGGTTCGGCTTTTCCTCAATGGAAATCGTCGGGATCCGGGCAGTAACTGCAGCTGCGGCTTTGCTGCTGATAGGGCTTTTTCTGGGCCCGGGCCGGCTGGCTTTAAAAAGGACTTCTGATATTGGCCTGTTTGCCGGCACCGGAATTTGCAGCATTGTATTTTTTAATTGGTGTTATTTTACGAGCATTAATTTGATGGATATTTCGATTGCAGTCATACTGCTGTATACTTCTCCCGCTTTTGTCGCAGTGTTGTCCTATATTTTCCTGAAAGAGAAAATAACCGGGCGGAAAATCATTGCCGTTTGCGGGACTGTTGCCGGCTGCATCCTGATTGCAGGGGTGGGGGGCGGTTCCGGTTTGAGTGTGATTGGGGTGGTAACTGGACTGGGAGCAGGTCTTGGCTATGCGCTTTACAGCATATTTGGGAAGTTTGCGCTCCAAAAGTATGAGCCGTTTACTGTCACGCTGTATACCTTCGTGACTGCCTCTGCTGTTCTGCTGCCGATTACCAGGCTATGGGAAAAAGCTTCTCTGTTTTTACAGCCGGAGGTTCTGTTCCTGGGCCTTGGCCTAGGCCTGCTGCCGACCGTCCTGGCCTATTTTCTTTACACCTGGGGTTTAGAAAAGACAGAAAGCAGCAAAGCAGCGGTCATTGCTACAATTGAGCCTGTCGTAGCCATCTTTATGGGTGTTGCTTTATATTCAGAATCACTGGGTTACATGCAGCTGTCCGGCTCTATCATAATCCTTCTGTGCGTCATC
- a CDS encoding CotD family spore coat protein, producing MHCGPRPNICPAVVHPTKCCVNHTFQNNVVPHIHPTHTTTVNHINFQHQHYFPQTQSVVNEVTNQQFVAGPGPAPGFGGPGFGGPGAGGFGGPGFGGPGFGGPGFGR from the coding sequence ATGCATTGCGGACCAAGACCGAATATTTGCCCGGCAGTTGTCCATCCGACAAAATGCTGTGTAAATCATACTTTCCAGAATAATGTGGTGCCTCATATCCATCCTACACACACTACGACAGTCAACCACATTAATTTTCAGCATCAGCATTACTTCCCACAAACACAATCAGTTGTAAATGAAGTGACAAACCAGCAGTTTGTCGCAGGCCCTGGACCGGCCCCTGGATTTGGAGGCCCTGGTTTCGGCGGCCCTGGAGCAGGCGGCTTCGGCGGACCTGGTTTCGGAGGCCCAGGCTTTGGCGGCCCTGGCTTCGGAAGATAA